A window of Ananas comosus cultivar F153 linkage group 4, ASM154086v1, whole genome shotgun sequence contains these coding sequences:
- the LOC109709540 gene encoding uncharacterized protein LOC109709540 → MRGRKRAAPKKRAAEEEEKKREEEGGGCGGGSSSGGDSKSPEELKKESTTKGASRGKRVKAPPKPKQEPEFFREKRNLEDLWQAAFPVGTEWENMDKLQEINWNFSNLEDAFEEGGELYGKTVYLFGSTEPQLLVVNGEQKVILIPIVVAVVSPIPPSDKIGIKSVQRENEEIVPMKAMKMAWVPYVPLENRQSRVDRLKTQIFTLGCTQRRSALKHLKTERVKQYDYCLPYFQPLKADDDEEDTVVNIMFPLEPPVVCDFDWELDNLEDFTDELIKDEALPEDQKDAFKDYVKEQVRETKKTQKQAREARRKAIEDMDPKTKAAFENMRFYKFYPVQTLDTPDISSVKVPYINRYYGKAHVVM, encoded by the exons ATGAGAGGGAGGAAGAGGGCGGCGCCGAAgaagagggcggcggaggaggaggagaagaagagggaggaagagggcggcggctgcggaggaggaagcagcagcggcggcgacaGCAAGTCGCCGGAGGAGCTGAAGAAGGAGTCTACCACGAAGGGCGCCAGCAGGGGGAAGCGCGTCAAGGCGCCGCCGAAGCCGAAGCAGGAACCCGAGTTCTTCCGCGAGAAGAGGAATCTG GAGGACTTGTGGCAAGCAGCTTTCCCTGTTGGAACTGAG TGGGAAAATATGGATAAGCTTCAAGAGATCAATTGGAACTTCTCAAATCTAGAG GATGCATTCGAAGAAGGTGGAGAGCTTTACGGAAAGACGGTCTACTTGTTTGGTAGTACTGAAC CCCAACTCTTAGTTGTAAATGGCGAACAGAAAGTCATACTAATACCCATTGTGGTGGCT GTGGTTTCCCCTATTCCGCCATCTGATAAGATTGGCATAAAATCTGTTCAAAGAGAGAATGAAGAAATAGTACCGATGAAAGCAATGAAAATGGCCTGGGTGCCATATGTTCCTCTAGAGAACCG GCAAAGTCGGGTTGATAGATTGAAAACTCAAATATTCACACTGGGCTGCACTCAACGAAG ATCTGCTCTGAAGCACTTGAAAACTGAGCGTGTCAAACAATATGACTATTGCCTTCCTT ATTTCCAGCCTCTGAAagctgatgatgatgaagaagacACAGTTGTTAACATTATGTTCCCCTTAGAACCTCCG GTTGTTTGCGATTTTGACTGGGAGTTGGATAATCTGGAG GATTTTACTGATGAACTTATCAAAGACGAGGCATTACCAGAAGATCAGAAAGATGCATTCAAG GACTATGTAAAAGAGCAAGTAAGAGAGACGAAGAAAACGCAAAAGCAG GCTAGAGAAGCCAGGAGAAAAGCTATTGAAGATATGGATCCAAAGACAAAAGCCGCATTTGAGAACATGCGGTTTTATAAGTTTTACCCTGTACAAACACTAGACACACCTGATATAAGCAGTGTAAAG